The following coding sequences are from one Bradyrhizobium sp. WSM471 window:
- a CDS encoding SDR family NAD(P)-dependent oxidoreductase: MRLKDKVAIVVGAGQSPGEGMGNGRATALTFAREGAKVLCVDHHLESAQETAAMFAANHGTAAAFKADVTKSADIKAMVAEAQARWGRIDVLHNNVGVSLSGGDAELLQITEEAFDRVVAINLKSCIWAAKEVIPIMRAQGSGAIINISSMAAITTYPYVAYKATKSAMIAFTEQLAYQNAEYGIRANVILPGLMNTPMAVDTRAREWHKTRAEVEAERDSKVPLRRKMGTGWDVANAALFLASDEANFITGVTLPVDGGASVRRG; the protein is encoded by the coding sequence ATGCGCTTGAAGGACAAGGTTGCGATCGTCGTGGGCGCCGGCCAGAGCCCCGGCGAAGGCATGGGCAATGGCCGCGCCACTGCTCTGACCTTCGCGCGCGAGGGCGCCAAGGTGCTCTGCGTCGATCATCATCTGGAATCGGCGCAGGAGACCGCCGCCATGTTCGCGGCGAACCATGGCACCGCCGCGGCGTTCAAGGCCGACGTCACAAAGTCCGCTGACATCAAGGCGATGGTCGCGGAGGCGCAGGCGCGCTGGGGCCGGATCGACGTGCTGCACAACAATGTCGGCGTCAGCCTGTCCGGCGGCGACGCCGAGCTGCTGCAAATTACCGAGGAGGCCTTCGACCGCGTCGTCGCGATCAATCTGAAGAGCTGCATTTGGGCGGCGAAAGAGGTGATCCCGATCATGCGCGCGCAAGGAAGCGGCGCGATCATCAACATCTCCTCGATGGCGGCGATCACCACCTATCCTTACGTCGCCTACAAAGCGACGAAGTCGGCGATGATCGCTTTCACCGAGCAGCTCGCCTACCAGAACGCGGAATACGGCATCCGCGCCAACGTCATCCTGCCGGGCCTGATGAACACGCCGATGGCGGTCGACACCCGCGCCCGCGAATGGCACAAGACCCGCGCCGAAGTCGAAGCCGAACGCGACAGCAAGGTGCCGCTGCGCAGGAAGATGGGCACAGGCTGGGACGTCGCGAATGCCGCGCTGTTCCTGGCCTCGGACGAGGCGAATTTCATCACCGGTGTGACCTTGCCGGTGGATGGCGGAGCGAGTGTGAGACGGGGGTAG
- a CDS encoding carboxymuconolactone decarboxylase family protein: MQGPEDDPGLAGKVALVSGRGAAGDGIGNGRAAAILLARAGAKVLVADRDLKLAERHATSARTRVTRTLARKGNTGMARLPYLEADQVAPEYRDMLKRNTNLHKLLVNSPEMARAFNGIGGYIRFKSKLDPRLRELAILQVGWMEKSEYEFTHHVKIGKEFGVTDDDIAGLIAETDGEPSTLEPQAKAILKGAREMVRELAMSDATFAEIRQHLSDEHMVDLVLTIAFYCGVVRVLATMKIDNEPYYKEVLQQYPIPGVN; this comes from the coding sequence ATGCAGGGGCCCGAGGACGATCCCGGTCTCGCCGGCAAGGTGGCGCTGGTCAGCGGCCGCGGCGCTGCGGGCGACGGCATTGGCAATGGCCGCGCCGCCGCAATTCTACTGGCTCGCGCCGGCGCCAAAGTGCTGGTGGCCGATCGCGACCTCAAGCTCGCCGAACGTCACGCGACAAGCGCCCGAACGCGAGTCACAAGAACACTAGCAAGGAAAGGAAACACAGGGATGGCCCGCCTGCCCTATCTCGAGGCCGACCAGGTCGCGCCAGAATATCGCGACATGCTCAAGCGCAACACCAATCTGCACAAGCTGCTGGTCAATTCGCCGGAGATGGCGCGTGCCTTTAACGGCATCGGCGGCTACATTCGCTTCAAGAGCAAGCTCGATCCACGGCTGCGGGAGCTTGCGATCCTCCAGGTCGGCTGGATGGAGAAATCGGAATACGAATTCACTCACCATGTGAAGATCGGCAAGGAATTCGGCGTCACCGATGATGATATCGCCGGCCTGATTGCCGAGACCGACGGCGAGCCCTCGACGCTCGAGCCACAGGCGAAGGCGATCCTGAAAGGTGCCCGCGAGATGGTACGCGAGCTCGCGATGTCGGACGCAACCTTTGCAGAGATCAGGCAGCATCTCTCGGACGAGCACATGGTCGACCTCGTGCTGACCATCGCCTTCTATTGCGGCGTGGTGCGCGTGCTCGCCACCATGAAGATTGACAACGAGCCGTATTACAAAGAGGTACTCCAGCAGTACCCGATCCCGGGAGTGAACTGA
- the cyoB gene encoding cytochrome o ubiquinol oxidase subunit I yields MLGKLDWSAIPFDQPIPLIAGAVVLVGILAVLAWVVVKGHLPYLWHEWITSVDHKRIGVMYILLASVMLLRGGSDAIMMRIQQAVAYQSQGYLPPEHYNQIFSAHGTIMIFFVAMPFVIGLMNLIVPLQLGVRDVAFPTLNSVGFWLTATGALLVNLSLVIGEFARTGWLAFPPLSELSYSPGVGVDYYAWSLQISGVGTLVAGINLVTTVLKLRTKGMNYLRMPMFCWTTLASNLLIVAAFPILTATLAMLLLDRYLGFHFFTNEAGGNVMMFMNLIWAWGHPEVYILVLPAFGIFSEVVSTFSGKALFGYRSMVLATMAICVISFMVWLHHFFTMGAGPDVNAIFGIASMIIAIPTGVKIYNWLFTMYGGRIRFETPMLWSIGFMVTFIIGGLTGVLVAVPPADFVLHNSMFLVAHFHNVIIGGVLFGAFAGFEYWFPKAFGFRLDDRWGKLAFWFTFLGFYVTFIPLYVAGMLGMTRRMQHYDVAAWRPWMLVAAVGMAVLTIGVICQIMQIVVSIRNREALRDRTGDPWDGRSLEWATSSPPPVFNFAFNPDVRGEDAYWDIKTRGQQQSLDHDAPEYHDIEMPRNSPTGFVCAFFATVMGFALIWHIWWMVILGGIGAFATFVVFAWRDHDEYVIPADEVAAIDRVNLEERRSLVSMAGTV; encoded by the coding sequence ATGCTCGGTAAGCTCGATTGGTCGGCCATTCCGTTCGATCAGCCGATCCCCCTGATCGCAGGCGCGGTGGTGCTGGTCGGGATTCTCGCCGTGCTGGCCTGGGTCGTGGTGAAGGGGCATCTGCCCTATCTCTGGCACGAATGGATCACCAGCGTCGACCACAAGCGCATCGGCGTGATGTATATCCTGCTGGCCTCGGTGATGCTGCTGCGCGGCGGCAGCGACGCCATCATGATGCGGATCCAGCAGGCGGTTGCCTACCAGTCACAAGGCTATCTGCCGCCGGAGCACTACAACCAAATATTCTCTGCGCACGGCACCATCATGATCTTCTTCGTGGCGATGCCGTTCGTCATCGGGCTGATGAATCTCATCGTGCCGCTCCAGCTTGGCGTACGAGATGTCGCTTTCCCGACGCTCAATTCGGTCGGCTTCTGGCTGACCGCGACCGGTGCACTGCTGGTCAATCTTTCGCTCGTGATAGGCGAGTTCGCCCGCACCGGTTGGCTCGCGTTTCCGCCGCTGTCGGAACTGTCCTACTCGCCCGGCGTCGGCGTCGACTATTACGCGTGGTCGCTGCAGATCTCCGGCGTCGGCACGCTGGTGGCTGGCATCAATCTCGTGACGACGGTGCTGAAGCTGCGCACCAAGGGCATGAACTATCTGCGCATGCCGATGTTCTGCTGGACCACACTGGCCTCGAACCTCCTCATCGTCGCGGCCTTCCCGATTCTGACCGCCACCCTCGCGATGCTGCTGCTCGACCGCTATCTCGGCTTCCACTTCTTCACCAATGAGGCCGGCGGCAATGTCATGATGTTCATGAACCTGATCTGGGCCTGGGGGCATCCCGAGGTCTACATCCTGGTGCTGCCGGCCTTCGGCATCTTCTCCGAGGTGGTCTCGACCTTCTCGGGCAAGGCGCTGTTCGGCTATCGCTCGATGGTGCTGGCGACGATGGCGATCTGCGTCATCTCCTTCATGGTCTGGCTGCATCACTTCTTCACGATGGGCGCGGGCCCCGACGTCAACGCCATCTTCGGCATCGCCAGCATGATCATCGCGATACCGACCGGGGTGAAGATCTACAACTGGCTGTTCACGATGTATGGCGGCCGCATCCGCTTCGAGACGCCGATGCTGTGGTCGATAGGCTTCATGGTCACCTTCATCATCGGCGGATTGACGGGCGTGCTGGTCGCGGTGCCGCCGGCCGATTTCGTCCTCCACAACAGCATGTTCCTGGTCGCGCACTTCCACAACGTCATCATCGGCGGCGTGCTGTTCGGCGCCTTCGCGGGGTTCGAGTACTGGTTCCCCAAAGCGTTCGGCTTTCGCCTCGACGACCGCTGGGGCAAGCTTGCGTTCTGGTTCACTTTTCTCGGCTTCTATGTCACCTTCATCCCGCTCTACGTCGCCGGCATGCTCGGAATGACGCGGCGCATGCAGCACTACGACGTCGCGGCGTGGCGGCCCTGGATGCTGGTTGCAGCCGTCGGTATGGCCGTGCTGACGATCGGCGTGATCTGTCAGATCATGCAGATCGTGGTCAGCATCCGCAACCGCGAGGCCCTGCGCGATCGCACTGGCGACCCTTGGGACGGCCGTTCGCTGGAATGGGCGACGTCGTCGCCGCCACCGGTTTTCAACTTCGCTTTCAATCCCGATGTGCGCGGCGAGGATGCCTACTGGGACATTAAGACACGTGGCCAGCAGCAATCGCTCGATCATGATGCGCCCGAGTATCATGACATCGAGATGCCCAGGAATTCGCCGACCGGCTTTGTCTGCGCGTTCTTCGCCACGGTCATGGGCTTTGCGCTGATCTGGCACATCTGGTGGATGGTGATTTTGGGCGGCATCGGAGCGTTCGCGACCTTCGTCGTGTTCGCCTGGCGTGACCATGACGAATACGTCATTCCGGCCGACGAAGTCGCTGCAATAGACCGCGTCAATCTCGAGGAGCGGCGCAGTCTTGTCAGCATGGCGGGGACAGTCTGA
- a CDS encoding cytochrome (ubi)quinol oxidase subunit III has product MSMTATTGRAHADPHHIGLVIEHPGPAPKRIVTAYGFWIFLLSDIVMFSCFFAAYAVLADQTAGGPKGSEIFDQRNVAIETVCLLLSSFTCGMASIAADVRNRFWFYLGMAVTCLLGLIFLVIEFREFADLVARGDGPSRSAFLTAFFSLVGCHGLHVSAGILWLLTMMAQVSAKGFRADVLRRMMCFALFWHALDIVWVGVFSVVYLLGSGV; this is encoded by the coding sequence ATGTCAATGACCGCAACCACCGGCCGTGCACACGCCGATCCGCATCACATCGGGCTCGTCATCGAGCATCCCGGCCCAGCGCCGAAGCGCATCGTGACCGCCTATGGCTTCTGGATCTTCCTGCTCTCCGACATCGTGATGTTCTCCTGCTTCTTCGCGGCCTATGCGGTGCTGGCCGACCAGACCGCCGGCGGCCCGAAGGGTTCGGAGATATTCGATCAGCGAAACGTTGCGATCGAGACGGTCTGCCTGCTGCTGTCGAGCTTCACCTGCGGCATGGCCAGCATCGCCGCCGATGTGCGCAATCGGTTCTGGTTCTATCTCGGGATGGCCGTGACCTGTTTGCTCGGCCTCATCTTTCTGGTCATTGAGTTTCGCGAGTTCGCCGATCTCGTCGCGCGAGGCGATGGCCCATCGCGCAGCGCGTTCCTGACTGCGTTCTTCTCCCTCGTCGGCTGCCACGGCCTCCACGTCTCGGCCGGCATATTGTGGCTCCTCACCATGATGGCCCAGGTCTCTGCGAAGGGTTTTCGTGCCGACGTGCTGCGCCGGATGATGTGCTTTGCGTTGTTCTGGCATGCACTCGACATCGTCTGGGTCGGAGTCTTCTCCGTCGTCTATTTGCTTGGGAGTGGCGTATGA
- the cyoD gene encoding cytochrome o ubiquinol oxidase subunit IV encodes MSDQTHMPAGHDLAPGDEEQHSVGTRVLGYVVGLVLALLLTATSFFIAGTDLVWQPSIPVALIVLAIAQMGVHLVFFLHITTGPDNTNNVLALAFGLLVVFLVVGGTVWIMAHLNANMPAMDQIVPMRH; translated from the coding sequence ATGAGCGATCAGACGCACATGCCGGCCGGTCATGACCTTGCGCCGGGCGACGAGGAGCAACACAGTGTCGGCACGCGCGTCCTCGGCTACGTGGTGGGTCTTGTTCTCGCCCTGCTGCTGACGGCGACCTCGTTCTTCATCGCCGGCACCGATCTGGTCTGGCAGCCTTCCATTCCCGTCGCGCTGATCGTGCTGGCGATCGCGCAGATGGGCGTGCACCTCGTGTTCTTTCTGCACATCACCACCGGCCCCGACAACACCAACAACGTGCTGGCGCTCGCGTTCGGGCTGCTGGTCGTGTTCCTGGTGGTCGGTGGCACCGTCTGGATCATGGCGCATCTGAATGCGAACATGCCGGCGATGGATCAGATCGTGCCGATGCGCCACTAG
- a CDS encoding thermonuclease family protein, which yields MSFRKSFASARAFALVSFIALSGFLGTSGPASALTAAATVRDGNAVQLGDVTYRLDGVDAPELDQVCIDDHADPWTCGIEARDQLAKLIGKRSVRCDDVGPEKSFGKRHRAICTAEGDKTSLNEQLVKLGFAIAREPVKANVKSAAADAKSTSAGIWKGCFVAPQEFRTGKKDGALLGAACRADRDKEIRAALFPENLTMPPSCGIKGKLAVRARVTGNIGIYHLRGCPSYPATTKPDRWFCSEEDAQAAGFRKAYNCRRPK from the coding sequence ATGTCCTTCCGAAAATCCTTTGCCAGCGCCCGCGCTTTTGCGCTCGTTTCCTTTATTGCCCTGTCCGGATTTCTGGGCACCTCCGGCCCCGCCTCCGCGCTGACCGCCGCCGCGACGGTCCGCGACGGCAACGCCGTCCAGCTCGGCGACGTCACCTATCGTCTCGACGGCGTAGACGCGCCCGAGCTGGACCAGGTCTGCATCGACGATCATGCCGATCCCTGGACCTGCGGCATCGAGGCCCGCGACCAGCTCGCCAAGCTGATTGGCAAGCGATCGGTGCGTTGCGACGATGTCGGACCGGAAAAGAGCTTCGGCAAGCGGCACCGCGCGATCTGCACGGCCGAAGGCGACAAGACCAGCTTGAACGAGCAGCTGGTCAAGCTGGGCTTTGCAATCGCCCGCGAGCCGGTCAAGGCGAACGTCAAGTCGGCCGCGGCCGACGCGAAATCAACCTCCGCCGGAATCTGGAAGGGCTGCTTTGTTGCACCGCAAGAATTCCGCACCGGCAAGAAGGACGGCGCGCTCCTTGGCGCCGCCTGCCGCGCCGACCGCGACAAGGAGATTCGCGCGGCGCTGTTCCCCGAAAATCTGACGATGCCACCGAGCTGTGGCATCAAGGGCAAGCTTGCGGTGCGCGCGCGCGTGACCGGCAATATCGGCATCTACCATTTACGCGGCTGCCCGAGCTACCCCGCGACGACCAAGCCGGACCGCTGGTTCTGCTCGGAGGAGGACGCCCAGGCCGCGGGCTTCCGCAAGGCCTACAACTGCCGGCGGCCGAAATAA
- a CDS encoding GMC family oxidoreductase has protein sequence MKDPVDVLIIGAGASGAAVAWSLAETKMHILCLEQGGWMNPAEYPSTGRDWEAKFYGEWSSSPNVRGRPEDYPINDDNSPIKVVNYNAVGGSTVMYTAHWPRLHPSDFKVRTLDGVADDWPIDYDALTPFFEENDRMMGTSGLSGDPLSPLTHPPMPQQPLGLSGAIIGKAMNKLGWHWWPSDTTVATMDYEGRARCINLGHCTPACAQGAKSSTDITYWPHAVRAGVELRTHCRVREITTDENGMATGVVYYDKDGVEQFQPAHVVIIACNGVGTPRLLLNSASNRFPNGLANSSGLVGKNLMFHPYAQIYGYVKEPTDSNRAPPTCLWSKEWYDTDPSRGFVRGYGVQFVRGAGPVFEAVVSEQKGILPWGADHHRVFRKLNGHRLGFSAICEDLPEEHNQVTLDPLLKDSHGIPAPRIDYTISENSRKMMEHALARGREILETAGASDVCVNSPIPWGGWHLLGTARMGTDPERSVVNEWGRSHDVKNLFIVDGSIFVTSGGVNPTSTIQALALYIADQMKQRLANLFD, from the coding sequence ATGAAAGACCCCGTGGACGTCCTGATCATCGGCGCCGGCGCTTCAGGCGCGGCGGTCGCGTGGTCGCTGGCCGAGACCAAAATGCACATTCTCTGCCTGGAGCAGGGCGGCTGGATGAACCCGGCGGAATATCCCAGCACGGGCCGGGACTGGGAGGCCAAGTTCTACGGCGAGTGGTCGTCCAGCCCCAACGTCCGCGGTCGGCCCGAGGACTATCCGATCAACGACGACAATTCGCCGATCAAGGTCGTCAACTACAATGCAGTCGGCGGCTCGACAGTGATGTACACCGCGCACTGGCCGCGTTTGCATCCCTCCGATTTCAAGGTGAGGACGCTCGACGGCGTCGCCGACGACTGGCCGATCGACTACGACGCGCTGACCCCGTTCTTCGAAGAGAACGACCGGATGATGGGCACGTCCGGCCTCTCGGGCGATCCGCTGTCGCCACTGACGCATCCGCCGATGCCACAACAGCCGCTCGGATTGTCCGGCGCCATCATCGGCAAGGCCATGAACAAGCTCGGCTGGCACTGGTGGCCGTCGGATACGACGGTCGCGACCATGGACTACGAGGGCCGCGCGCGCTGCATCAATCTCGGCCATTGCACGCCGGCCTGCGCGCAAGGCGCTAAATCCTCCACCGACATCACCTATTGGCCGCACGCGGTCCGCGCCGGCGTCGAGCTGCGGACGCACTGCCGGGTGCGCGAGATCACCACCGACGAGAACGGCATGGCCACCGGTGTGGTCTATTACGACAAGGACGGCGTCGAGCAATTCCAGCCGGCGCATGTCGTCATCATCGCCTGCAACGGCGTCGGCACGCCGCGGCTGCTTTTGAACTCGGCGTCGAACCGCTTTCCGAACGGGCTTGCCAATTCGTCCGGCCTCGTCGGCAAGAACCTGATGTTCCATCCCTATGCGCAGATCTACGGTTATGTGAAGGAGCCGACCGACAGCAATCGCGCGCCGCCGACCTGCCTGTGGAGCAAGGAGTGGTACGACACCGACCCGTCGCGGGGCTTCGTGCGCGGCTACGGCGTTCAGTTCGTGCGCGGCGCCGGACCGGTGTTCGAGGCTGTCGTCAGCGAGCAGAAGGGCATTCTGCCGTGGGGCGCCGATCATCACCGCGTCTTCCGCAAGCTCAACGGCCACAGGCTCGGATTTTCCGCGATCTGCGAGGACCTGCCGGAGGAGCATAACCAGGTCACGCTCGATCCGCTCTTGAAGGACAGCCACGGCATTCCCGCGCCGAGGATCGACTACACAATCAGCGAGAACAGCCGGAAGATGATGGAGCATGCGCTGGCGCGCGGGCGGGAGATTCTCGAAACCGCCGGAGCGAGCGACGTCTGTGTCAACTCGCCGATCCCGTGGGGCGGCTGGCACCTGCTCGGGACAGCACGGATGGGCACCGACCCCGAACGCTCCGTCGTCAACGAATGGGGCCGCTCGCACGACGTGAAAAACCTCTTCATCGTTGACGGCAGCATCTTCGTCACCTCGGGCGGGGTCAACCCGACGTCCACTATCCAGGCGCTCGCGCTCTACATCGCCGACCAGATGAAGCAGCGCCTCGCGAACCTCTTCGATTGA
- a CDS encoding S1C family serine protease gives MLDLTSDIVDDAPSSRAAAAIPDNDRALLDAYSNAVIDVTDRVGPAVVRVETGPKVPNGRERGGLGSGIVISPDGLVLTNSHVVGSSKEIRLRDVEGHVGDARVLGVDPDTDLALLRANGVRDLPYAALGNSKTLRRGQLVIAIGNPLGFESTVTAGVVSALGRSIRSVSGRTIEDVIQTDAALNPGNSGGPLVSSNAEVIGINTAIINGAQGICFAVASNTAQFVLSEIIRHGYVRRAFIGVAGQTAPIPRRHAVLAGVENKMGALLAQIEPDGPAAKAGLLSGDVVIGLDGVEINGVDDLIRVLDRDRIGRRLAMDVLRLGRLRAIDIDPVERKPAR, from the coding sequence ATGTTGGATCTTACTTCAGACATCGTCGATGACGCACCGTCATCGCGAGCGGCGGCGGCTATCCCGGACAATGACCGGGCCCTGCTGGACGCCTATTCCAATGCCGTGATCGACGTGACCGACCGCGTCGGTCCAGCCGTCGTGCGCGTCGAGACGGGACCAAAAGTGCCGAACGGCCGCGAGCGCGGCGGGCTCGGCTCGGGCATCGTGATCTCGCCGGACGGGCTCGTTCTCACCAACAGCCACGTGGTCGGCTCGTCGAAGGAGATCCGGCTGCGCGACGTCGAGGGCCATGTCGGCGACGCCCGGGTGCTCGGCGTCGATCCCGACACTGACCTTGCGCTGCTGCGCGCCAACGGCGTGCGGGACTTGCCCTATGCGGCGCTCGGCAACTCCAAGACCTTGCGGCGAGGCCAGCTCGTGATCGCGATCGGCAATCCGCTCGGCTTTGAATCGACCGTCACCGCCGGAGTGGTCTCGGCGCTCGGGCGCTCGATCCGCTCGGTCAGCGGCCGCACCATCGAGGACGTGATCCAGACCGATGCTGCGCTCAACCCCGGCAATTCCGGCGGCCCGCTGGTATCGTCGAATGCCGAGGTGATCGGCATCAACACCGCGATCATCAATGGCGCGCAAGGCATCTGCTTTGCCGTCGCCAGTAACACCGCGCAATTCGTGCTGTCGGAGATCATTCGCCACGGTTATGTCCGTCGTGCCTTTATCGGCGTGGCCGGCCAGACCGCGCCGATCCCGCGGCGGCACGCGGTGCTGGCCGGCGTCGAGAACAAGATGGGCGCGCTGCTGGCGCAGATCGAGCCGGACGGGCCGGCGGCGAAGGCGGGCCTGTTGTCCGGCGATGTCGTGATCGGCCTCGACGGCGTCGAGATCAACGGCGTCGACGATCTGATCCGCGTGCTCGACCGCGACCGGATCGGCCGCCGCTTGGCCATGGACGTGCTGCGGCTCGGCCGCCTGCGGGCGATCGATATCGACCCGGTCGAGCGCAAGCCGGCCCGCTAG
- a CDS encoding FAD-dependent oxidoreductase, whose protein sequence is MMPAHETYDVIVVGAGAGGITAAAVAAAEGLRVLVIEKTAFVGGTTAWSDGMIWIPANAKMKEAGLSDSVTDAVRYLSNTVPEPANAGLRAAFLARGPEAVAYLEANTQVRLQPVEACPDYYPERLGATPGGRVLEPVVFDGTRLGAHFARLRAPLPEFTLFGGMMVNRLDIPHLRRVGKSLRSTVRATQLVLEYAWQRLRSPRGTTLHLGNALAARLYASLLARQVEVLFSADVEDLSMQGERVGGVVIRHGSRDRLIAARRGVVLATGGFSHDATLRKRIFPPKAGFISAAHTSATGDGIRLATATGAALNTDATSPAYWVPASLFRRPDGSRGVFPHMVTDRAKPGVIAVNAAGRRFVNEALSHHEFMLAMLRDGDGESDRPFYLICDRQFLWRYGLGRIQPFTRNSRRYAASGELVEAADIAQLAAKIGIKPSTLVATIANYNSDAEDGRDPEFGRGSSIYQRHLGDISHKPNPCVAPILCAPFFAMRIYPADLGTAIGLKVDAQARVLREDGTPVAGLYACGNDMGSIMNGNCPGPGIALGPALTFGYIAARHLAEGSVAAMGTAAASV, encoded by the coding sequence ATGATGCCGGCGCATGAGACCTACGATGTCATCGTCGTCGGCGCGGGCGCCGGTGGCATCACGGCCGCGGCCGTTGCCGCCGCCGAGGGCCTGCGCGTGCTGGTGATCGAGAAGACCGCTTTCGTCGGCGGCACGACCGCATGGTCCGACGGCATGATCTGGATTCCCGCCAATGCCAAAATGAAAGAGGCGGGGCTCTCCGATAGCGTCACCGATGCCGTGCGATATTTGTCGAACACGGTGCCCGAGCCTGCCAATGCGGGCCTGCGCGCCGCTTTCCTCGCGCGCGGACCGGAGGCGGTCGCCTATCTCGAAGCCAACACGCAAGTGCGCCTCCAGCCGGTGGAAGCCTGTCCGGACTATTATCCGGAGCGATTAGGCGCGACGCCGGGCGGGCGCGTGCTTGAGCCGGTCGTCTTCGACGGCACGCGGCTTGGCGCGCATTTCGCGCGGCTGCGCGCGCCGCTGCCGGAGTTCACGCTGTTCGGCGGGATGATGGTCAACCGCCTCGACATCCCGCATCTGCGCCGGGTCGGAAAATCGCTGCGCTCCACTGTTCGCGCTACGCAGCTCGTCTTGGAGTATGCGTGGCAGCGGCTGCGGAGCCCGCGCGGCACGACGCTCCATCTCGGCAATGCGCTCGCCGCACGGCTGTATGCCTCGCTGCTGGCCCGGCAGGTCGAGGTCCTCTTCAGCGCCGACGTCGAGGATTTGTCGATGCAGGGCGAGCGCGTCGGCGGCGTGGTCATCCGTCATGGCTCGCGCGATCGCCTGATCGCCGCGCGGCGCGGTGTGGTGCTCGCAACCGGCGGCTTTTCGCACGACGCAACCTTGCGCAAACGCATCTTCCCGCCCAAAGCCGGATTCATCTCGGCGGCCCACACGTCCGCTACGGGCGACGGGATCCGCCTCGCGACCGCAACCGGGGCAGCGCTCAATACGGATGCGACAAGCCCGGCCTATTGGGTGCCGGCCTCGCTGTTCCGGCGCCCGGATGGAAGCCGTGGTGTTTTCCCGCACATGGTGACCGACCGCGCCAAGCCCGGCGTGATCGCGGTCAATGCGGCCGGCCGGCGCTTCGTCAACGAGGCGCTGTCGCACCACGAATTCATGCTCGCCATGCTGCGCGATGGCGACGGCGAATCGGACCGGCCGTTCTATCTGATCTGCGATCGTCAGTTCCTCTGGCGCTATGGCCTCGGCCGCATCCAGCCGTTCACGCGCAATAGCAGGCGCTATGCGGCGAGCGGCGAGTTGGTCGAGGCTGCTGATATCGCGCAGCTCGCAGCGAAGATCGGCATCAAGCCGTCGACACTCGTGGCGACCATCGCCAACTACAATTCCGATGCGGAGGACGGGCGTGACCCGGAATTCGGTCGCGGCAGTAGCATCTATCAGCGACACCTTGGTGATATCAGCCACAAGCCGAACCCCTGCGTCGCACCCATCCTCTGCGCGCCGTTCTTTGCGATGCGGATCTATCCCGCCGATCTCGGCACGGCGATCGGCTTGAAGGTGGATGCCCAGGCGCGCGTGTTGCGTGAGGACGGCACGCCGGTCGCGGGGCTTTACGCCTGCGGCAACGATATGGGCTCGATCATGAACGGCAATTGTCCGGGGCCAGGGATCGCGCTGGGACCGGCGCTTACGTTCGGGTACATCGCGGCAAGGCATCTGGCGGAGGGGAGTGTGGCCGCGATGGGCACGGCCGCAGCCTCAGTCTAA